The sequence TCGACCCCATTGCCTTTTGCCCTGATAACATTGTTCATCGGAGCAGCCGGTGCAGGTTCATAAGCGCGCGCCGGTTCCCCGCCAGGTGCTCCGTAGCCCACAGCCGTAAAGACCTGCTGGTCATAGATCAGCCGGCGGCCGAGAATATCTTCAACCCGCCCAAGATTTATTTCGACGGTAACCTCTGCAGTTCCATCGGGCCTCTCAACATAGTCCACCTCGCGGGCGCCCTGTATCACCGTGGCAAGTCTCGCCCGAATGGTATCTGACTCGGTGATAAAATCTTTCACCTTGGTCTGGGAATTAATCTGAACACCGTAGATTATTTCCGCAAGATTTCTTAAGGCGTCCACCTTGGCGGCACGTTTCGCCATCAACCTCTGTTGCGGCCCCAGCTGCGCCTCTGCTGCCGGTGCTGTTATTGTCGTAATCAGCAGGGCGAGCAAAACATACAGGCTGCTCAGCGTGAGATATTTAATGGTTTTTTTCATGTTGACCTCCATTTTGATTGTTTTCATACCTGACCAGTCTATTAACGATAGAATACCACTCATCCAGCGTAACAGCCTGAGGGCCTCCTCCGGAGTCTGCTCTTCTTCTTTCCGGGCCGGCAGACGGCACGATAGCATTACTTGGGACGTTTGCCGTAATCCGGATTCCCCCGTCTTTCAGATACTCCTCCCTGATAATCGTCATGCCGCTGACAAAACCCGAGAGCTCCTGATACTGTATGTCGGATCCCTGTCCCTGCGCGGTCTTAGCCGCAAGGGAATTCCGGTAGGCATCGACAACCGCTGCACGCTTTGCCATCAGATGGGCCTGAGCAGGACTCTCAGCCTTGATTGGAGGATACCCGAGTCCCTGCACCGTTATCATCTCCGGGGCATCCTGCGAAAGAGAGCCTGCAGCAAACAGAAATACCGTGCAGATGACAAGGACGACACGGATGCCCCTTGTATCCCACGCTGCAAAAAAGATATGCCGGTTCATCGGGCAGGACCAACTTCGCCACCCGCCGGAGAATCATCATACCCCTGAGGATCATCGGTGCGGTAATGTCTGTGATGGTGCCTCGGTGCAGGGCCGACAGCGCCAGAAGGCTGATCATCATATGACGGAGCAGCCCCTCCAATCGCTCCGGCAGGCTGATAATACTCGCGGGCAGGTCCAACTTCACCATAGGGACGGGAATGCTCATGACAGCCCGACAAAAGAACAAATAAAGAACAAAGGATCAAAAGCCCCAACAGCGGTATTCTCATAGCATCCCTCCTGGTAACGGTCTGTTGTGTATTCTGTATATCCGTTATTTTACTGAAGTCCGCGTCCTTTTGAAAGCACCTCCTGAGCAGCCCGGTCACAATTCCGGTCAAAGCATTTTCAGGGTATTGATCAGGGCCTCAGCCTTCTTTAGACTCTCATAATGTTCGCGTTCAGGGTCTGAATCGGCGACAATACCGGCACCGGCCTGTACGTAGGCTGTCCCGTCCTTGATCAAAAAAGTCCTGATAATGATATTGAGATCCATATTGCCGTTGTACCCGATATAGCCTATGGAACCGGTATAGGGCCCTCTCCTTGTCGGCTCCAGTTCATCGATGATCTCCATGCAGCGCACTTTGGGCACTCCGGTAATCGTGCCGCCAGGGAACGTTGCCCTGATCACATCAAAGCAGTCCATTCCTTTGGCAAGTAATCCCCTGATATTGGATACGATATGGATAACATGAGAGTATTGTTCCGTTGTCATCAACTCATCCACATGCAGACTGCCATAGTCACAGACCTTGCCCATATCATTACGCTCAAGGTCAATGAGCATGATATGCTCTGCCCTTTCTTTCTCGCTCAGCAGCAGCTCAGCCCTCATCTCATCGTCTCCCTGAAGGTCCCTGCCCCTGGGCCGTGTACCGGCAATAGGCCGCGTATCCACTACCCTGCCCCTTACACGAACAAGTCTTTCGGGTGAGGAACTGACAATCTGATAGTCGCCAAATTCAAGGTATGCAGCAAAAGGTGAGGGATTGACCTTTCGCAGAATCTCATAAACAACCAGCGGAGCAATGTCCCCGATATTCGCAGACAGCCTGAGAGAAAGATTTGCCTGGAAAATATCACCTGCCGCTATATATTCCTTGGCCCGGCGCACCATGGCCAAATACTGATCTTTATCCGTCTCTGCTGAAATGGTAATGGTCTGCTGACCGCTTTCTCTCTGAATTACTTCCGGGCTTTGCTCAATCAGCAAAGCTATTCTCTCACCATGCTTCCGTGCTTCTTCGGAAAGTTCCATCCGTGATCCGGTGATTTCGGGAGAGCCCGGCACGGCTTCACGCACTCCTGGACAGATGATTATCCAGCTCTTTTTCTCCTTTAGGTCAAAAGCGACAACACGGTCGAACATAAAAAAGTGCGCATCCGGAATATGCAGGTCATCCTCAGCAGTTGCGGGAAGGTTTTCGAAATAGCGGACAAAATCATAACTGAACATGCCGGCTGCTCCTCCCTGAAAGGGGGGAAGCCCTTCCAGAGGTTCCTGGCTGACAGACCTGACAAGCTCCCGTAAGTGCTGCAGCGGTTTTCCCTTCGATACGGTTTTATTTCCAAGCCAGTCGATCTCAATAAGGCCGTCTTTTGACCTGAATTCCAGGAATGGCTCAATTCCTATAAAGGAATACCGCGATATCTGCTCAGGTCCCTTCAGGCTCTCAAAAAGCAGGCTTCTTTCGGAACGCACCTTTCTATAAACCTCAAAAGGGTTCTGAAAAGAGATCTCTCTGAAAATTGGCTGACAACAGACAGCGGACTGTTTTTTTTGTGAGGACATCAATACTGCAGATGGCTTCAAGCCAGAGCCATCTCTTCCTGTATGCGTTTAATCGCCTGCCCGGGATTGGCGTGATTCAGGATCGCCCTTCCCATGACAAGGTAATCAGCGCCCTGCTGAAGAGCCTTTTTCGGCGTCATCATCCGGTGCTGATCATCAGCCGCTGCCCACGACGGTCTGATCCCAGGTGTCACAATAAGAAAACCCCTGCCGCAATGGCTTCTGATCAAGGCCGCCTCCAATGCAGAAGCGACGACACCGTCAAGACCTGCCTTAAGTGACAGCCCGGCCAGATGTCTCACCTGCGTTTTAAGGCTGTGCTGAATGCCGATCTCGTGCTTCATTACCTCCTGAGACATACTGGTCAGCACCGTCACCGCAATGATCTTAGGTCTGGCAATATTCTCCGTCAGGCAGACATTTACCACCTCGTCCCTGCATTTTTGCATCATATCCAGGCCGCCTGAAGCATGGACATTGAACATAAACACTCCGGCCCGGGCAGCAGCAATGCCTGCCTTTGCGACCGTAGTGGGAATATCATGAAATTTGAGATCAAGAAATACCTTCTTACCCCTTTTATGAATTGCTTCGACAATTTTTGATCCGGCAACGGTATGCAGTTCAAGCCCCACCTTGAAAATCTCCACATGCGGAGAAAACTGGTCAACCAGCTCAACGGCATAGGAGTAATCAGCGACATCGAGGGCAAGAATCAGTTTTTCTTTTATATCCATAACGGCTATACCTTTGGCAGCACGATATCTTTCTGTGCCTGATATTTGCCTTTTTTATCCGCATACGACGTCACACAGACCTCATCAGCCCGGAGGAATACCAGTTGTGCAAGCCCTTCATTGGCATAAAGCCTGACAGGAAAAGGCGACGTATTTGAAACCGAGATGGTTATATATCCCTCCCACTCAGGCTCCAGGGGCGTAATATTTACGATAACGCCGCTCCGGGCATAGGTCGATTTTCCAAAACAGATCACGAGCACGTCACGCGGAATCCTGAGATATTCATAAGAGCGGCATATGACGTATGAATTGGCAGGGATCTCGCACACATCGCCCGTGAAATGCTCGAAGTTGCCTTCATCGAAATTCTTGGGATCGATCACTTTGCCTGGCTGAGGTTTTGGGAGTTTGAAGTCATTGGCAATCCTGATGTCGTAACCGTAAGCGCTCACGCCATAGGATATGACTCCCTGCCTCACCTGTGCATTTTCAAAGGGCTCTATCATACCCTTCTGTGCCGTTTCTATAATCCAGCGATCGTTCTTTACCATATCATTCACTACCCCCTGTAAGCGTGATATTATATCATGAGCACGCTGTTTTTATTGAAGAAGACGATTTTGAAAGAGTATAATTCAGCTCATGGATATATGCCTGATATGCGGTAATTCTCCGGATAAATGCACCTGTTTTTTGGGATGAGGGCATGACTGCCTCCTGGATCTGGGGGAACTGTTCTGTCCGGTATGCAGGCGGGAACCAATAACAATGAAGTTGAAATCGAAAGGAGAAACAGATGGCAGATGAACATTCTTTTGACATAGCAAGCAAAATAGACCTGCAGGAGGTCCTGAACGCTGAGCAGCAGGCCACAAAGGAGATATCGCAGCGGTTTGATTTCAAGGGAAGCAGGAGCTCGATTGAGCTGAACAAGGAAAAGGTAAGAGTAAAGGCGAAGAAGATAGACGACCTTCAGGCTCTGATAGCCCTGTTACGGGGAAAGGACCTCGGAATCCATATCGACTGCATTAATTTCCGCTGATTCTGATAAACGTTTAAGGGCCTTTTTTGCAGCAAGCGTCTCCGCTTCTTTCTTTCTGCGGCCTGAAGCAGTTCCGAGCATTTTATCATTGAGGTATACGGCCATGGTAAAGATTCGTTCGTGCTCATCACCTTCCTGGCTGATAACCTTATACTCAGGCAGCTTCCCGAAGAGCATCTGACTTTTCTCCTGAAGTTCTGTCTTGTAGTCAAAAAAATCTCCGTTTTCCATGGCGCGAACGAGCCGCTCTCTAAAGAGGCGCCGGACTATTTCTTTGGCCGTCTCAAATCCGCCGTCAAGATAGAGGGCGCCGATGACCGACTCAAGCGTATTGGCAAGAATGGACTTCTTTGTTGTTCCGCCTGTTGATTTCTCACCCTTTCCCAAAAGAAGAGAATCCCCGAGGGAAAGCTCCTGTGCAATACCGGCAAATACCGGCTCGCTCACGATATAGGACTTGATCTTCGCCAGGACTGCTTCACTATAGGACTCGTCATGAAGGAAGAGAAATTCCACGATAACCAGGCCTATGACCGAATCGCCCAAAAATTCAAGCCGCTCATTATGGACATCGGTTTTTTCCCTGTGCTCGTGATAATAAGACTTATGGGTAAGGGCTTCGCGGAGGAGTTCTTTATTGGTGAAGCAGTACTGAAGGTTTTTTTCTACGTCGTCAATATGGTTTTTTTTGTTCGGTCCGCTCAATTCTCGAACTTCTTAAAAAGCAGGCAGGCATTGGTGCCGCCAAATCCAAAGGAATTAGAAAGTGCATAGCGTACTGCTGCAGGCCTGGCCGTATGCGCCACATAGTCGAGATCGCACCCCTCATCAGGGTTGTCAAGATTTATGGTCGGCGGCAGCATGCTCTTATGGATACTGAGCACGCTGACTACTGCCTCAACGCCGCCTGCAGCACCCAGAAGGTGGCCGGTCATCGATTTTGTAGAACTCACCGCAAGTTTGTATGCATGGTCCCCAAACACACCCTTGACGGCATTCGTTTCCAGTTCATCGCCATGCTTTGTCGAGGTCCCATGGGCATTGATATAGTCGACCTCTGATGCGGTTATGTCAGCGTCCTTAAGAGCCATGGTCATGCAGCGCACCGCACCCTCACCGCCCGGCGCAGGAGACGTTATATGATATGCGTCACCGGTCAGTCCGTAGCCGACCAGTTCTGCATAGATTTTTGCATTCCGCTTAAGGGCACAGCCAAGTTCCTCAAGGATCACGATTCCGGCGCCTTCGCCCATGATAAACCCGTCACGATCGCGATCAAAGGGTCTGCTTGCCTTTTGAGGCTCATCATTTCGTGTCGACAACGCCTTCATGGCATTGAAACCGCCGATACCCATGGCAGTAATAACCGATTCAGTGCCGCCTGCAATCATGGCATCGGCATCGCCGCGCTGTATGATCTTAAAGGCATCACCGATAGCATGACTGCCGGTTGCGCAGGCAGTCGCCGGCGCCGCATTAGGCCCTTTTGCGCCAAACTTGATCGATATCTGGCCGGCGGCAAGGTTTATAATCAGCATCGGAATGAAAAAGGGTGTTATCTTCCTCGGTCCCTTTTCAAGAAGGACCTTGTGATAGTGTTCAATGGCAGGAAGGCCGCCCATGCCTGCACCCACATAAACACCAATGCGCGGCGCATTCGCCTCGTCGATCTTCAGGCCCGAGTCCTCCATCGCCATCGTAGCAGCAGCGATCCCGAACTGGATAAACCTGTCCATCTTCTTGATCTCTTTGATCTCGATATAATCTTCCGGATTGAAACCATCGACCTCACCCGCTATCTGAGTGGGAAAGGTCGATGCATCAAAATGGGTTATTCGCCGGATCCCGGACCTTCCCTGCATGAGACCCTCCCAGCTCTTTTCCACGCCGATGCCAAGAGGGGTAACAAGGCCAAGCCCGGTTACGACTACGCGTCTTTTGTCCATTAAGCCTGTTTTTTGGTTATGTAGCCTATGGCGTCCTTGACCTTCTGGATCTTCTCTGCGTCCTCGTCAGGGATCTCGACATTGAAGGCTTCTTCAAACGCCATAACCAGCTCAACCGTATCGAGCGAATCAGCTCCCAGGTCCTCAACAAATGAAGACTCAGTCGTGATCTCGGCAGCATTCACCCCAAGCTGTTTTGCAATAATCTCTTTTACTTTTTCCTCTACCATTCTTCTACCTCCATTATGATTTTCTTTTATTCTGAGAATACAAACTACATGTACATACCACCGTTCACATGGATCACCTGGCCGGTAATATAGCCGTTTTCCGGAGCAGCAAAAAAAACAACCGCACTGGCAACGTCATCCACTGAACCGAACTTTCCCATAGGGATAGATTTTAACATTTCCTGCCGTATATTTTCACTCAGCGCATCGGTCATAGCGGTTGAAATAAAACCCGGCGCAACCGCATTGGCGGTAATGCCCCTATTTGCATATTCACGCGCCGTTGTCTTTGTCAGGCCGATGATGCCTGCCTTTGATGCGCTGTAGTTGGCCTGACCGGGATTACCCATAAAAGCAACGACCGATGCAATATTGATAATCCTCCCATAGCGCTGCTTCACCATAACTTTTACCGCCTCTTTTGTGCAGAGAAATACTCCCTTGAGATTGATGCCGAGCACGAGGTCCCAGTCCTCTTCCTTCATTCTTAACAAGAGGCCATCCCGGGTGATACCAGCATTGTTGACCAGGATATCCACTCTGCCGAATTCCTTTACCGCTTCCTCAAATACTGCTGCAACCTCAGCCGATTTTGAGACATCCAGCTTCGCTGCCTTTGTCCTGATCCCCAGCGGTGAGAGTTCCTTTGCCGTTTCATCCGCACTCTCGAGGGATACATCGGCAATTACAATGTCGGCCCCCATCGCAGCAAACCTTTTGGCAATGGCCTTGCCGATGCCGCGGGCGCCGCCTGTTACCATCACCACCTGTCCCTTCAGTTCCATAACACCTCCTAAAAATAGGTGTCAATTTTAACAAAGTACCGCGTTCTTTGCCAGCATTTTCTCCTGATTTTATCAGGATTTATTGATAGAGGAACGCAAAATATTTCATCAATTTTTGGGCCGTTTGATTTTTCTTTTTTGATTGCTTACAATAAGGTCAATAAGTTTAGCATTTCAATACCTATAAAGGAGACTACTGATGACTGAAGCAACAATACTGATTGACGGGATGTCCTGCATGCACTGCGCAATGAGAGTAAAAAAGGCGATTGAGGCACTTGCAGGGATTAACAGCCTGAACGTTGAAGTAGGCAAGGCAGAAGTTCGGTATGATGAATCTCAGTCAAGCAAATCAGCTATAGAAGCAGCCATCATCAAGGCAGGGTACAAGATCAAAGCCTGATCAGTCGCTGCCGCGGATTTTCGCTCCTGTCTTTCCTGCAACATATTCGATCAGTGCAAGATGCAGGGGTTCGACATCACCTTCGGCCAGCGTACGGTCCTTGGCTCTATAGATGACACGAACACCGAGACTCTTCGTACCCTGCGGCAGGTTTTTCCCCTTATAATGGTCGAACAGCTCGACGTGCTCAATAATGTCTGACGGATACGTCCTGAACAGGGACAAAACCTCCTCTGCAGCGATCTGATCATTCAGAACAAGAGCCACATCACGGTCAATGGATGGATATCGCGGGATCTGCTGATAGACAATCTTCTGCTCAAGAAGCGGCAGCATCTGATCGAGGTCAATTTCAAATACGACAACCTGAGGCTTCTGGATCTTGAGTGACAGTCTTTCTATTATCTGCGGGCCAATCTCGCCCATGTACCCGATCTTGAGATCGCCCACATAAATATCGGCAGACTTCCCGCTATGGAGGAAGACCTCCCGGGAAGGAACAAAGGTATAATTATTGAGCCGCATTTCCTCAAACAGGGATTCGACAACACCTTTGACACCATAGAATGCCGGCACCGTGTCCTTCCATATGGACGGCGACATATCCTGGAAAAAGAGGCCGGCCAATCTCAATCCTTCCGTAGGAAGCGGTTTTCCCCAGTCAATGAATACGCGGGATACCTCAAAGATCCGTACGTCCCTGTTTCCCCGGGACAGGTTATATACAAAATTATTGACCAGTGCAGGCAGAAGAGTTGTCCTCATAAGGCACTCTTCCTGCCTGAGAGGGTTTAGGAGCGTTACATGCCTGTGTCTCTGCTCGTGCTCATGTGATTCGATTGAGAGAATATCAAGGTCAGCGCGGTTCATAAAGCTGAAATTGACAACCTCATTGAAGCCGTTTTTCCGGACCAAATCACGAATCAGCTGAACAGACCGCTCTGCAGCGTTCGGTAGTCCATCAGAAAGCGTTGTCCGCGGAGAACGAGCCGGAACACGGTCGAATCCATAACAGCGCACGACTTCCTCGATAATATCCACCGGGACGCCGATATCTCCCCGAAAGGGCGGAGGCCATGCAGCAAATTCATCACCCCTGTCCTCTGTCCTGATCCCGATTGCATTAAGAAGGCCAAGCACTTCCTCTTTATCGATTACAATACCGATAAGTGCGTTGATCCTGCGGTATGAAACGATTATCTCGACCGGCTGATAGGGAACAGGGCAATTATCAACCAGAGAACCGATCTGTCCTCCGGAAAGCTCAGCAATCAGAAGTGCCGCTCTGTTTAGTGCAGACTCAAGAAATACTCTGTCTGTTCCGCGTTCAAACCGATAGGATGACTCGCTCCTGAGGCCGAGCACCTTTGATGATTTCCTGATCGAGGCCGGTGCAAAGTACGCGCTTTCGAGGAATATATCCGTTGTTGCTTCCGTAACGGACGACCCCTCTCCCCCCATGATACCAGCGACCGCCACAGGAGAAACAGCATCCCAAATAAGCAGCGTCTCTTCGGGAATATTCCGTTCAATCGTGTCAAGCGTAGTCATAACCTGGTCTTTGCCAGCCCTTGCAACCCTTATTTTTCTGTCTGTCAGCTTTGCCGTATCGAAGGCATGGAGCGGATGTCCAAGTTCAAGAAGCACATAATTAGTGACATCAACGACATTATTGATCGACCGTATGCCGCACTTTTCAAGCCTCTTTATCATCCAGTCGGGAGAATCTTTAATCGTCACATTGACAATCGATCTTCCCGTATAGCGTGGACAAAGCTCAGGGTCATCGATGGACACCTCGATATCGGAAGGGCGCAGATCAACTGGTATCGCAGTTTCAGGGGATTTAAGCGGCAGCCGGTATAAAGCCGCGACCTCACGCGCCAGGCCAAAAACATTCAGACAGTCAGGCCTGTTGGGCGTAACATTGACCTCCATGACAACGTCGCCGCCGATCGTTTCCATGCCCTCAATCTCAAGGCCTGCCATGGTCAAGCGATGGGCGACATCCTCAGGAGATGCCGTAACATCCACAAATTCTTTTATCCAGTCAAGTGATACGCGCATGTTCTTTCCCGCCTGTCAGAATTGCTGCAAAAAACGAAGATCATTTTCGTAAAAGAGACGTATGTCGTCAATAGAGTACTTCAGCATGGCAAGCCGCTCTACGCCGATGCCAAAGGCAAAGCCGGTAAACTCATCAGGGGCATATCCCGCCAGTTCGAAGACTCTGGGGTTCACCATGCCGCAGCCCATCACCTCAATCCATCCGGTAGTCTTGCAGATCCTGCAGCCCTTGCCTGCGCAGAATATGCATCCGATATCGACCTCAGCGCTCGGCTCGGTAAAAGGGAAGTAGCTCGGTCTGAACCTGACCGGCGTTCCTTCGCCAAAAAAACGGTGGATAAAAAGTCCCAGCACACCCTTGAGGTCGCAAAATGATATATCCGTATCCACCATCAACCCTTCGACCTGGTGAAACATCGGCGTGTGCGATATGTCGGCATCGCACCGATAGACCTTGCCAGGGGCGATGATCTTCAGCGGCGGCCTCTTCTTCTCCATCACTCTGACCTGTACCGGAGACGTATGCGTCCTGAGCACGACATCATCAGAAACATAGAAGGTGTCCTGCATGTCACGGGCCGGATGATGTTTCGGAATATTAAGCGCCTCAAAATTGTAGTAGTCCAGCTCTATTTCCGGGCCTTCCTGAATACTGAAGCCCATCGGCACGAAGATACTCTTCATCTCATCGAGGACCTTGTTCAGCGGATGGATCTTTCCAGGAAGACAGGGCTTGCCGGGGAGTGTAATATCGATTTTTTCGGAAAGAAGACGTTTCTGTTTTTCAACGTCTTTGAAAAATAATTCTTTTTGATCGAGTGACTGCTCGACAAAGTCTCTCAGTTCATTGACAGCCTTGCCAAATGCGGGTTTTTGTTCAGGCGGGACAGAGGAAAGGGCCTTCATCTGAGCTGTTACCAGCCCTTTCCGTCCTGTATATTTTGCCTTGAGCTGCTGAAGTTCTGCTATCTCCGAAACCGTATCGATCTCGGCCAGAAATGCTTGTCTTAGGGAGAGCAGATCATCCACAGCCGGCTATGATGCAAGCTTTGCCTTGGCGGCCTCTGCAATCTCACTGAACGCCTTGGGGTCATGGTATGCAAGATTGGCAAGAGCTTTTCTGTCAAGCGTAATGTCAGCCTTTTTAAGACCGTTCATGAACTGACTGTAGTTCAATCCCATAGCACGCACTGCTGCGCTGATCCTTATGATCCAGAGAGCCCTGAATTCACGCTTCTTTGCTCTGCGGTCACGGTATGCATATTGAAGCGCCTTGTCAACAGTCTCTCTGGCAACCTTAAAGAGACGACTCTTTGCGCCGTAGTATCCCTTGGCCTGCGAAAGGAGTTTCTTTCTCCTTCTTGTATTTTTTGTTCCACTTTTTGCTCTGGGCATCTTCCTAATCCTCCTGATTCTTTATTGCTTCACATGGGCGCTTATTACCGCCCGCTACACTTCTTAACCGTAGGGTAAAAGCGTCTTGATGTTTCTCTCGTCAGTCTTGTTAACGACCGTTGACTGCCGGAGACTGCGTTTCCTCTTCGCCGGCTTGCTGGTAAGGAGATGGCTCGTGAAACCCTTGTTCCGCTTGACCTTGCCGGTACCGGTAAGCTTGAACCGCTTCGCAGCACCCTTGTGCGTCTTCATCTTTGGCATCGTTTCCTCCGAAAATAGTATTCCTGTTCTAAGCAGACATTCCTGTCCTGCTCCTGAACAAGAGTGGGTATTATACCCCAAAAGGATTTATTTTGTCACTCGGAAATTGCTATGATTTCGGCGCGACAACCATGGTTATATGATTGCCCTCAAGTCTGGGATTCGTCTCGATCTGATATTTTCCGGTGAGGCTCTGTATGATCTTGTCAAAAACCTTCATGCCGAGTTCAGGGCGGATGATCTCGCGTCCCCTGAAATACATGACGACCTTTGCCTTGTCGCCGTCCTCAATAAAGCGGTTGATATTCCTGATCTTGAGCTGAAGATCGTGCTCATCGATCTGCGGCCTGACCTTCACTTCCTTGAGGTCGATCGTCTTCTTCTGCGTATGCTTCTTATGGAGCTGGTATTTATATTTG is a genomic window of Nitrospirota bacterium containing:
- the infC gene encoding translation initiation factor IF-3, which encodes MTVREALHVAEQRELDLVEVSPTAVPPVCKILDFGKYKYQLHKKHTQKKTIDLKEVKVRPQIDEHDLQLKIRNINRFIEDGDKAKVVMYFRGREIIRPELGMKVFDKIIQSLTGKYQIETNPRLEGNHITMVVAPKS
- the pheS gene encoding phenylalanine--tRNA ligase subunit alpha, with the protein product MDDLLSLRQAFLAEIDTVSEIAELQQLKAKYTGRKGLVTAQMKALSSVPPEQKPAFGKAVNELRDFVEQSLDQKELFFKDVEKQKRLLSEKIDITLPGKPCLPGKIHPLNKVLDEMKSIFVPMGFSIQEGPEIELDYYNFEALNIPKHHPARDMQDTFYVSDDVVLRTHTSPVQVRVMEKKRPPLKIIAPGKVYRCDADISHTPMFHQVEGLMVDTDISFCDLKGVLGLFIHRFFGEGTPVRFRPSYFPFTEPSAEVDIGCIFCAGKGCRICKTTGWIEVMGCGMVNPRVFELAGYAPDEFTGFAFGIGVERLAMLKYSIDDIRLFYENDLRFLQQF
- the rpmI gene encoding 50S ribosomal protein L35: MPKMKTHKGAAKRFKLTGTGKVKRNKGFTSHLLTSKPAKRKRSLRQSTVVNKTDERNIKTLLPYG
- the rplT gene encoding 50S ribosomal protein L20; the encoded protein is MPRAKSGTKNTRRRKKLLSQAKGYYGAKSRLFKVARETVDKALQYAYRDRRAKKREFRALWIIRISAAVRAMGLNYSQFMNGLKKADITLDRKALANLAYHDPKAFSEIAEAAKAKLAS